The Acetivibrio saccincola genome window below encodes:
- a CDS encoding FtsX-like permease family protein has translation MKTELFLLKKYWMSHKKQALSILISIIIMSSAVMFISLLTRSEDRYSFHESLDMCGNFDEGLYNLTEEEIELLKEQEEIDLIGKTIVFGRIGSPDYSDRTVAVGYFDDDIEKELMHLPISKGRFPEKEDEIAVEMSTLISMNIQPLVGGEIKFVLYGMDKKLIGEKAYTLVGIIDDLSYNSFRENNDISNLDPWNYVSEYPDPLAIVSKEEGEKYPALYTNVHLTYVNGDKMGFPSLKEFDEDVAKIIKEKSSNAFGGRKMAISSFVYYPSGGNISEKLMAGEKQELANKYRLIRIYAFICLIISAISIYMIISIYLLRRLESFRLLRLCGMTRKRTLRIMVMEMFIFGIIGTAAGMVIASLAHEITLFIRHIIYNVPIYRGYFIEYVLETRSFNPFIFTVIVTGLTVLIGFIYPFIKVLKTPIGSSEIVKKIRVKKYGNALRKTITARRSTALMMLFIFITILSSTLGMMVRAGNVASIERQSFTAQVMTAGFDGYISRNKWNDTSKFANINYDKGFPSDIISELEEKEYVSSVSAVLTDHTVRVYLGEGTREDELRKKLSSIELKNQVEKVCQIDKTIDFDREWQNYLQYFEDFGLDDTYAYYSIPVAACNDYLLSQLEEYVTDGEINIEALNSGEQVLVIEHIDNLRKVKNAFEVGDKVNILTSVAVDEKQISELIYDRLAYLPQKPFFAHPVVGGIITVTDPEISSLLEYIGDNPDKTPGFNFVTSFEGYQAWGFPQKNYDKVGINLTSEEYAEELDEFIYSKLSSEMGVTYVSMSEELKGIQRQMKNKAFVYLVMLVLMLAIFVIGFANSFTMYLNSSMRHFSSLRAFGISRRNLKKHIIVESLKLPVICALISGIICFLIKKAYKLLFDYQQALLTVKAPGASPDEVMVLTEKYTNIQNKFFMDFKLWEQDFISPLVAISLGIALLSAIIILVILRKSDDSIIEKIRSSFKEE, from the coding sequence GTGAAAACTGAACTTTTTCTACTGAAAAAATACTGGATGTCTCATAAAAAGCAGGCTTTGTCCATATTAATATCCATAATTATAATGTCATCGGCAGTGATGTTTATTTCACTTCTTACCCGTTCAGAAGACCGCTATAGTTTTCATGAATCATTGGATATGTGCGGTAATTTTGATGAGGGATTATATAATTTAACGGAAGAGGAAATTGAGTTATTAAAAGAACAAGAAGAGATAGATTTAATTGGAAAAACAATTGTTTTTGGACGTATTGGAAGTCCGGATTACTCTGACCGTACGGTAGCAGTTGGATATTTTGATGATGATATAGAAAAGGAATTAATGCACCTTCCCATTTCTAAAGGGAGATTTCCTGAGAAAGAAGATGAAATTGCAGTTGAGATGTCTACACTTATTTCCATGAATATTCAGCCTTTAGTTGGAGGTGAGATAAAATTTGTACTCTATGGCATGGATAAAAAGCTAATAGGGGAAAAAGCATATACTCTTGTTGGAATTATTGATGATCTTTCTTATAATTCTTTTCGTGAAAATAATGATATATCAAATCTTGATCCATGGAATTATGTATCGGAATATCCTGACCCTTTAGCAATTGTATCAAAAGAGGAGGGAGAAAAATATCCTGCTTTATATACCAATGTGCATCTTACTTATGTTAATGGTGATAAGATGGGATTTCCGTCTTTAAAAGAGTTTGATGAAGATGTGGCAAAGATTATTAAGGAAAAAAGTTCTAATGCTTTTGGAGGAAGAAAAATGGCAATATCAAGTTTTGTCTATTATCCTTCTGGTGGGAATATTTCTGAAAAGTTAATGGCAGGAGAAAAACAAGAACTTGCTAACAAATACAGGCTTATAAGAATATATGCATTTATATGTCTTATAATATCTGCGATATCAATTTATATGATTATATCCATATACTTATTAAGACGTCTTGAAAGTTTCAGGCTGCTTCGTTTATGCGGTATGACAAGGAAAAGGACTTTGAGAATAATGGTTATGGAGATGTTTATATTTGGGATAATAGGAACAGCAGCCGGTATGGTTATTGCTTCTCTTGCCCATGAAATTACTCTGTTTATAAGACATATAATTTATAATGTACCTATTTACAGGGGATATTTTATTGAGTATGTTCTTGAAACCCGTTCATTTAATCCGTTTATATTTACCGTTATTGTCACCGGGCTAACGGTACTTATAGGTTTTATTTATCCTTTTATAAAAGTTTTGAAAACTCCTATAGGTAGCAGCGAAATTGTTAAAAAAATCAGAGTAAAGAAATATGGAAATGCCCTAAGAAAAACCATAACTGCTCGCAGAAGTACTGCACTTATGATGCTTTTTATATTTATAACCATATTAAGCAGTACTCTTGGAATGATGGTAAGGGCAGGTAATGTGGCAAGTATAGAAAGACAGTCATTTACAGCACAAGTAATGACTGCTGGTTTTGACGGATATATTTCAAGAAATAAGTGGAATGATACCAGTAAGTTTGCAAATATAAATTATGATAAAGGTTTTCCATCGGATATAATTTCTGAGCTTGAGGAGAAAGAATATGTTTCATCAGTTTCAGCTGTGCTTACAGATCATACTGTAAGGGTTTATTTAGGGGAAGGGACAAGAGAAGATGAATTAAGAAAGAAATTATCTTCCATTGAATTAAAAAATCAGGTTGAAAAGGTGTGTCAAATAGATAAAACGATTGATTTTGACCGTGAATGGCAAAACTATTTGCAGTATTTTGAAGACTTTGGACTTGATGATACTTATGCGTATTACAGTATTCCCGTAGCTGCATGTAATGATTATCTTTTGTCACAGTTAGAAGAATATGTTACAGACGGAGAAATAAATATAGAAGCTTTAAATAGCGGGGAACAGGTTCTTGTTATTGAACATATTGACAATTTAAGGAAGGTTAAGAACGCATTTGAAGTAGGGGACAAAGTTAATATTTTAACTTCAGTTGCAGTTGATGAAAAACAAATATCAGAGCTTATTTATGACAGGCTTGCCTATCTTCCGCAGAAACCATTTTTTGCTCATCCGGTGGTGGGAGGAATTATTACCGTTACAGATCCGGAAATTTCAAGTCTCCTTGAGTACATAGGGGATAATCCCGATAAAACCCCGGGATTCAATTTTGTTACCTCATTTGAAGGATACCAGGCATGGGGTTTTCCACAAAAGAATTATGACAAGGTGGGTATAAATCTTACCTCAGAAGAATATGCAGAAGAACTTGATGAGTTTATTTATAGTAAATTATCCTCTGAAATGGGAGTAACATATGTAAGTATGTCAGAGGAGCTAAAAGGTATCCAAAGGCAAATGAAAAACAAAGCTTTTGTATACCTGGTAATGCTTGTACTTATGTTGGCAATATTCGTGATAGGTTTTGCCAATTCATTTACAATGTACCTTAACAGTTCCATGAGGCATTTTTCTTCCCTTCGTGCCTTTGGAATAAGTCGGCGAAACCTTAAAAAGCATATTATAGTTGAATCTTTAAAACTTCCTGTAATTTGTGCTCTAATATCCGGGATAATATGCTTTTTAATAAAAAAGGCATATAAATTGCTTTTTGACTATCAGCAGGCACTGCTTACAGTTAAAGCTCCGGGAGCATCTCCGGATGAAGTTATGGTACTTACGGAAAAATATACAAATATCCAAAATAAGTTTTTTATGGACTTTAAACTTTGGGAGCAGGATTTTATATCACCGCTTGTTGCCATAAGCCTTGGTATAGCCTTGCTTTCAGCAATTATCATCCTTGTTATACTTAGAAAATCAGATGACAGTATTATTGAAAAAATCAGGAGCAGTTTTAAGGAGGAGTAA
- a CDS encoding purine-nucleoside phosphorylase — MGNILSEIKEAGEYIKKKIGKTPQIAVVLGSGLGALVNEIEEPLVLDYGDIPGFPVTTVEGHDGKLIFGKIGDKYILAMKGRFHYYEGYDVSKVVFAIRVFKYMGINNLIVTNAAGGINKDFNPGDLMIIKDHISFFAPSALRGANIDEFGVRFPDMSKAYNPELIQLCKDAALKEGINVREGVYIFAKGPMYETPAEIRAMSILGADAVGMSTVPEVTVANHAGMNILGISCITNMAAGILDEPLSHEGVMEVAKIAEKNFVALVKRVVTDWEV; from the coding sequence ATGGGCAATATATTAAGTGAAATAAAAGAAGCCGGTGAATATATAAAGAAAAAAATAGGGAAGACTCCCCAAATAGCAGTTGTTTTAGGTTCTGGTTTAGGAGCTTTGGTAAATGAGATTGAAGAACCTTTAGTGCTAGATTATGGCGACATTCCGGGATTTCCCGTAACCACCGTTGAAGGTCATGATGGAAAATTGATATTTGGTAAAATCGGGGATAAATACATACTTGCTATGAAAGGACGTTTTCACTACTATGAAGGATATGATGTCTCAAAAGTTGTATTTGCCATCAGGGTTTTTAAATATATGGGTATAAACAATCTCATTGTTACAAATGCTGCCGGAGGAATAAACAAAGATTTTAACCCGGGGGATTTAATGATAATTAAAGACCATATTAGCTTTTTTGCACCTTCTGCACTAAGGGGCGCAAATATTGATGAGTTTGGAGTAAGGTTTCCTGATATGAGCAAGGCATACAATCCGGAGCTTATACAGCTTTGTAAAGATGCTGCTTTAAAAGAGGGCATTAATGTAAGAGAAGGTGTGTACATTTTTGCAAAAGGTCCTATGTATGAGACACCTGCAGAAATAAGGGCTATGAGTATTTTAGGGGCAGATGCAGTGGGGATGTCCACCGTTCCTGAAGTTACTGTTGCAAATCATGCAGGTATGAACATTTTGGGAATTTCATGTATAACAAATATGGCAGCGGGAATACTTGACGAACCATTAAGCCATGAAGGGGTTATGGAAGTAGCAAAGATTGCTGAAAAGAACTTTGTAGCATTAGTAAAAAGAGTTGTAACCGATTGGGAGGTATAA
- a CDS encoding adenosylhomocysteinase, which translates to MYKIRNIDLAESGRQKIQWVRKNMPLLRSLEDEFSKTKPFDGVRVSISVHLEAKTAYLAKVLAIGGAEVSVTGSNPLSTQDDVAAALAKDGLKVYAWYNATEEEYKEHLELALGYKPNIIIDDGGDLVNLLHTKRQDLLPHVMGGSEETTTGILRLKAMEREGVLKFPMVAVNNAYCKYLFDNRYGTGQSVWDGINRTTNLIVAGKNVVVVGYGWCGKGIAMRAKGLGASVIVCEIDPIKATEAVMDGFKVMTMDKASSIGDIFITATGCKRVIHGEHYKKMKDGAILCNAGHFDVEVCVPELEEMACEKKEQRKNIMGYKIEDGRWINLLAEGRLVNLAAGDGHPAEIMDMSFALQALSAKYVLENYEKLGNKVIDVPEEIDKRVALMKLKSWGIEIDELTEEQKKYLESWC; encoded by the coding sequence ATGTATAAAATAAGAAATATTGATTTAGCTGAATCAGGAAGGCAAAAAATTCAGTGGGTAAGAAAGAACATGCCTCTTTTAAGAAGTTTGGAAGATGAGTTTTCAAAGACAAAACCTTTTGACGGGGTGCGGGTATCCATATCCGTTCACTTAGAGGCTAAAACTGCTTATCTTGCAAAGGTTTTAGCCATTGGAGGGGCGGAAGTATCAGTAACAGGAAGTAACCCACTGTCTACTCAGGATGATGTGGCAGCTGCCTTGGCAAAAGACGGTCTTAAGGTGTATGCATGGTATAATGCAACAGAGGAAGAGTATAAAGAGCATTTAGAACTTGCATTGGGATATAAGCCCAATATTATAATAGATGACGGAGGGGATCTGGTAAACCTTCTTCATACAAAAAGGCAGGATCTTTTGCCACATGTTATGGGTGGTTCGGAAGAGACAACAACAGGAATTTTGAGATTAAAAGCCATGGAAAGGGAAGGAGTATTAAAGTTTCCCATGGTTGCCGTAAACAACGCTTATTGCAAATACCTTTTTGACAACAGGTATGGAACGGGCCAGTCAGTTTGGGATGGCATAAACAGGACTACAAATCTTATAGTAGCAGGAAAAAATGTGGTGGTTGTAGGATACGGATGGTGCGGCAAGGGTATAGCCATGAGGGCTAAAGGGCTTGGGGCATCAGTTATTGTATGCGAAATTGATCCTATAAAAGCAACTGAAGCAGTTATGGACGGTTTTAAAGTTATGACAATGGACAAAGCTTCATCCATAGGCGATATATTTATAACAGCCACAGGATGTAAGAGGGTTATACATGGCGAGCATTATAAAAAAATGAAAGACGGAGCCATACTTTGCAATGCAGGTCATTTTGATGTGGAGGTTTGTGTACCGGAACTGGAAGAAATGGCTTGTGAGAAAAAAGAGCAGAGAAAAAATATAATGGGATACAAAATAGAAGACGGAAGATGGATTAACCTTTTAGCGGAAGGAAGGTTGGTTAATCTTGCGGCAGGTGACGGGCATCCGGCTGAAATAATGGATATGAGCTTTGCCCTCCAAGCCCTTAGTGCAAAATATGTTTTAGAAAACTATGAAAAGCTTGGGAATAAAGTAATTGATGTTCCTGAAGAAATTGATAAAAGGGTTGCACTAATGAAATTAAAATCCTGGGGAATAGAAATAGATGAACTTACTGAGGAACAGAAAAAATATTTGGAAAGCTGGTGTTAA
- a CDS encoding ABC-2 transporter permease: MIELLYGELKKIFFRKSTVIVIILMLLLAVIGTILFNYKYTFTYGDGYREVCDKYGGKMTEEKEKELRNLADMWLDPMLIEIIYARYILEQLDQINNRKDYVEFIRSQGKELEQYGLKNNDKHIANKGKLVQALYKNEKSPVFVNNIEYVCILNLGILYLLFLLGIVFLVGNSFSMESTYNMFEILNATPNGRIKLRCAKILAVFCFVLLLNVLFFGFLIIMLKCFGYEFQNLNAPLYMLKGFEKTASGMTIGKFFMYSVLAQVVLSLIWAAVMMFFSKITDSFIASIVMGVICILASSYFEINYFLKNIGWIRDFRDYSLQELSFIKYQKAFNPMAYLNPAYYFEMPRYGEIAGHLLKIYYFPIITSIIIVIILGAYLILGEKNILNRRSRKDGTFNKGI; this comes from the coding sequence ATGATAGAGCTATTATATGGTGAGTTAAAGAAAATTTTTTTTAGAAAATCTACAGTTATTGTAATAATTTTAATGCTGTTATTAGCCGTGATTGGGACAATTTTATTTAATTATAAATATACATTTACATATGGGGACGGATACCGGGAAGTATGTGATAAATATGGAGGAAAGATGACGGAAGAAAAGGAAAAAGAATTAAGAAACCTTGCTGACATGTGGTTGGATCCCATGCTTATTGAAATTATATATGCAAGATATATTTTAGAGCAGCTTGATCAAATAAATAATAGAAAAGATTATGTAGAGTTTATTAGAAGCCAGGGGAAAGAATTAGAACAATATGGATTAAAAAACAATGATAAGCACATTGCAAATAAAGGGAAACTTGTTCAGGCTCTGTATAAAAACGAGAAAAGCCCTGTGTTTGTGAACAATATAGAGTATGTGTGTATACTGAACTTAGGAATTTTATACTTGTTGTTTTTATTAGGGATTGTTTTTTTAGTTGGCAATTCTTTTAGCATGGAAAGTACATACAATATGTTTGAAATATTGAATGCTACACCGAATGGAAGGATAAAGCTAAGATGTGCCAAAATATTGGCGGTATTTTGTTTTGTATTGCTATTAAATGTTTTATTTTTTGGATTTTTAATTATAATGCTTAAATGTTTTGGATATGAATTTCAAAATCTGAACGCTCCTTTATATATGTTGAAGGGTTTTGAAAAAACTGCTTCCGGTATGACAATTGGTAAGTTCTTTATGTATTCTGTTTTAGCCCAGGTTGTATTGTCTCTTATTTGGGCTGCCGTTATGATGTTTTTTTCCAAGATTACAGACAGTTTTATAGCGAGTATAGTTATGGGCGTTATTTGTATTTTAGCAAGCAGTTATTTTGAAATTAATTATTTTTTGAAAAATATAGGTTGGATTAGAGATTTTAGAGATTATTCTCTTCAAGAATTGAGTTTTATTAAGTATCAGAAAGCATTTAATCCCATGGCTTATTTAAACCCGGCTTATTACTTTGAAATGCCAAGATATGGGGAGATAGCCGGACATCTTCTCAAAATTTACTATTTTCCTATAATTACATCAATAATTATTGTAATTATATTGGGAGCATATCTGATTTTAGGTGAAAAAAACATTTTAAACAGGAGAAGTAGAAAAGATGGAACTTTTAATAAAGGAATTTAG
- a CDS encoding amidohydrolase → MKILIKNVDIITCDNHKKIIKNAYLAIENGYITYIGNDEKKDFKPDRVIDGKNKVLIPGLINAHTHCAMTIFRNFANDLNLEEWLFNNILPAEEKLLPEDVYWGTLLGISEMIKTGTTAFLDMYLHMDKVAEAVADAGIRANLSKNPLDFDENGKVINEDYSFFEKWHNGENGRLKTSLEVHSVYLYNEESLTRSAECAKKLGARINIHILETVREREDSFKKYKMSPAEIALKTGILDVPVTAAHCVHLSQKDIEIIKEKKVDVVHNPSSNLKLGSGIAKVPELLKSGINVALGTDGAASNNNLNMMEEMHLAALIHKGVNMDPTCVSAYDVLNMATVNGAKALDFEGEIGVIKEGMKADVILIDMDKPHMWPVNDLVSAVVYSVQGSDVDTVIIDGNIVMEKGEIKTIDEERVKFEVEKTAKRILG, encoded by the coding sequence GTGAAAATACTAATTAAAAATGTTGATATAATTACATGTGATAATCATAAGAAAATAATTAAAAATGCATATTTGGCAATTGAAAACGGGTATATAACCTATATTGGCAATGATGAAAAAAAGGATTTTAAACCTGACAGGGTTATTGACGGGAAAAACAAAGTTTTAATACCGGGCTTAATTAATGCCCATACCCACTGTGCCATGACCATTTTTAGAAATTTTGCAAATGACCTTAATTTAGAGGAATGGCTTTTTAATAATATTTTACCTGCAGAAGAAAAACTATTGCCGGAAGATGTGTACTGGGGCACTTTGCTGGGAATTTCCGAAATGATTAAAACCGGCACCACCGCATTTTTGGATATGTACCTCCACATGGACAAGGTGGCGGAAGCGGTGGCGGATGCCGGCATTAGGGCAAATCTTTCGAAAAACCCCTTGGATTTTGATGAAAACGGAAAGGTAATTAATGAGGATTACAGCTTTTTTGAAAAATGGCACAATGGAGAAAACGGAAGGCTCAAGACATCCCTGGAAGTCCATTCTGTCTATCTTTACAATGAAGAGTCGTTGACTAGGTCGGCGGAATGTGCAAAAAAACTGGGTGCAAGGATAAATATACATATACTTGAGACTGTACGTGAAAGGGAAGACAGTTTTAAAAAGTACAAAATGAGTCCTGCTGAGATAGCTTTAAAAACAGGGATTTTAGATGTGCCTGTGACTGCAGCCCACTGTGTGCATTTATCCCAAAAAGATATTGAGATAATAAAAGAAAAGAAGGTGGATGTGGTTCACAACCCCAGCAGCAACTTAAAGCTGGGAAGCGGCATTGCCAAAGTACCTGAACTATTGAAATCAGGTATAAATGTGGCACTGGGAACTGACGGGGCAGCCAGCAACAACAATCTTAACATGATGGAAGAAATGCATTTAGCAGCACTGATACATAAAGGGGTTAATATGGACCCAACTTGTGTTAGTGCATATGATGTTTTAAATATGGCAACTGTTAATGGGGCAAAGGCTTTGGATTTTGAAGGGGAAATAGGTGTTATAAAAGAGGGAATGAAAGCAGATGTTATATTAATTGATATGGATAAACCCCATATGTGGCCTGTAAATGATTTAGTTTCAGCAGTTGTATATTCAGTACAGGGCTCAGACGTGGATACCGTAATTATTGACGGAAATATTGTAATGGAAAAGGGAGAAATTAAAACAATAGATGAAGAAAGGGTTAAATTTGAAGTTGAAAAAACAGCAAAGAGGATTTTAGGATAG
- a CDS encoding ABC transporter ATP-binding protein — protein sequence MNISVKNLTKVYGNTEYGVRALNNVSFEIPDKQFISVTGPSGSGKSTLLHLLGGIETPTSGTVFYGEEDIYTLDDKRLSEIRCKKIGFVFQFYNLIPELTAHENIILPLLIDKKKVDKDYLDEIVKTLGISDRLKHLPSQMSGGQQQRVAIARALINNPEVLLCDEPTGNLDTKSGTEVIELLKKAHEVFGKTVIIVTHDPKVADYTKRRIQISDGEIISDDFRH from the coding sequence ATGAATATATCAGTTAAAAATCTTACAAAGGTTTACGGAAACACTGAATATGGTGTGAGGGCGTTAAACAACGTGTCTTTTGAGATACCTGATAAACAGTTTATTTCAGTTACAGGACCGTCCGGCAGCGGAAAATCTACTTTGCTTCACTTGCTAGGAGGAATTGAAACCCCTACATCTGGTACGGTTTTTTACGGTGAGGAAGATATTTATACCCTTGATGATAAAAGGCTTTCAGAAATAAGATGCAAAAAAATAGGCTTTGTATTTCAGTTTTACAACCTGATTCCTGAGCTTACTGCACATGAAAATATAATACTGCCTCTACTTATAGATAAAAAGAAAGTTGATAAAGATTATCTGGATGAAATAGTAAAAACATTGGGGATATCCGACAGATTAAAGCATCTTCCTTCCCAGATGAGCGGAGGCCAGCAGCAGAGAGTGGCAATAGCCAGGGCACTGATTAACAATCCGGAAGTTCTCCTGTGTGACGAGCCTACAGGAAACTTAGATACCAAATCAGGTACGGAAGTAATAGAACTTCTTAAAAAAGCACATGAAGTATTTGGAAAAACAGTGATAATAGTTACCCACGACCCTAAAGTTGCAGATTATACAAAGAGAAGAATACAAATTTCCGACGGGGAAATTATAAGTGATGATTTTAGACATTGA
- a CDS encoding methyltransferase domain-containing protein, whose protein sequence is MEKEILTLEEAAELFNVSVKTFIKLLKEEKVPARKIGREWRFSRKALIDWLSTGESQYYSASEADTKEYYNKVAPKWEEIRQNYYDESIKDHLLKLGILEKDKTVMDLGAGNGYISIAVAKHVKKVIAVDISEEMIKELKKNAKANGIKNIYAIESDGIDIPVEDEKVNVVCANMYLHHKEEPTLAIKEMRRVLKPGGIVFLCDFYQHKDMELKEKLHDIWLGFDTEKIKKWFLDCGFTDVKITAIKQNEKEKSKAPKAKIFALTAVKNTDF, encoded by the coding sequence ATGGAAAAGGAAATTCTTACTTTAGAAGAAGCGGCGGAGCTTTTTAACGTCAGTGTAAAGACATTTATAAAGCTTCTTAAAGAAGAAAAAGTTCCTGCAAGGAAAATAGGGAGAGAGTGGAGATTTAGTAGAAAAGCCCTTATAGACTGGCTTTCAACAGGGGAGTCCCAGTATTATTCAGCAAGTGAAGCAGATACAAAGGAATACTATAACAAAGTTGCACCTAAATGGGAAGAAATTCGCCAAAATTACTATGACGAATCCATCAAAGACCATCTTCTTAAATTAGGGATACTTGAAAAAGATAAAACTGTCATGGATTTAGGAGCAGGAAACGGATATATTTCAATAGCTGTGGCAAAGCATGTAAAAAAAGTTATAGCAGTTGATATATCTGAAGAAATGATAAAAGAACTTAAGAAAAATGCAAAGGCTAATGGCATTAAAAATATTTATGCAATTGAAAGTGACGGCATTGATATTCCTGTGGAAGATGAAAAGGTTAATGTAGTTTGTGCTAATATGTATCTTCATCATAAAGAAGAGCCTACACTTGCCATTAAAGAAATGAGGAGGGTGCTAAAGCCCGGAGGAATTGTATTTTTGTGCGATTTTTACCAGCACAAAGATATGGAACTTAAAGAAAAATTGCATGATATATGGCTTGGGTTTGACACTGAAAAAATAAAAAAGTGGTTTTTAGATTGTGGATTTACAGATGTTAAAATTACTGCAATTAAGCAAAATGAAAAAGAAAAATCCAAAGCTCCAAAAGCAAAAATATTTGCACTTACAGCGGTAAAAAATACGGACTTTTAA
- a CDS encoding cellulase family glycosylhydrolase, translated as MFFFKRSKFFKSLFLIVFLSVVASVFTATPGSASSDFVATHGQLQVIGNQLCNQYGQPIQLRGMSSHGLQWYPQFVNYNSLKTLKEDWGMTVFRAAMYTDSKGYIHNPSVKNKVIEAVEICIDLGIYVIIDWHILEDGDPNIYKNQAKDFFNEMSSRFGQYPNVIYEICNEPNGWGVSWNGQIKPYAEEIIPVIRANDPDGIVLVGTSMWSQDIHHAADNPLNFDNIMYTLHFYSGTHGHDLRSRIDYAMNKNAAIFVSEWGTSDATGDGGPFIPQAQEWINYLNERNISWVNWSLCDKAEASAALNPGANPNGGWNDSELSQSGRFVKSVMRQNYNPPIPPSPTTTPTTPPTSPTPPIPTDSPIPQLPKSRIPGVIEAENYDSMSGIELEPCTEGGQNVGYIDVGDWLSYVVLIQRSGTYKVEFRVASESDSGKFSLRSDNNVLTTVTVPNTGGWQNWTTISSEVYLDAGIQTIRLYADGELFNINWMSFELKDSPTGNYTLGDINNDGYIDSSDYTLMSRYILEIVKTFPFPEGELAADINGDGIIDSADAILLSRYLLGVISTL; from the coding sequence ATGTTTTTTTTTAAAAGAAGCAAATTTTTTAAAAGTTTATTTTTAATTGTATTTTTATCTGTTGTTGCTTCTGTGTTTACTGCAACTCCTGGCAGTGCATCATCTGACTTTGTGGCGACACATGGTCAGCTTCAGGTAATCGGAAACCAGTTGTGCAACCAGTACGGGCAACCTATCCAGCTAAGGGGTATGAGTTCCCACGGGCTTCAGTGGTATCCCCAGTTTGTCAACTACAACAGCCTTAAAACATTGAAGGAAGATTGGGGAATGACTGTATTCCGTGCTGCTATGTACACCGATTCCAAAGGATACATCCACAATCCTTCAGTTAAAAACAAGGTAATAGAAGCGGTGGAAATCTGTATTGATTTGGGTATATATGTTATTATTGACTGGCACATACTAGAAGACGGAGACCCTAATATATACAAAAACCAGGCAAAAGACTTCTTTAACGAAATGTCATCGAGATTTGGTCAATATCCAAACGTTATTTATGAAATATGCAATGAGCCTAATGGATGGGGAGTGAGCTGGAACGGGCAGATTAAACCATATGCTGAAGAAATTATCCCTGTTATCCGTGCAAATGACCCTGACGGTATAGTCCTGGTAGGTACCAGCATGTGGAGCCAGGATATACATCATGCAGCTGACAACCCTCTAAACTTTGACAACATAATGTATACCCTTCACTTTTATTCCGGAACTCACGGACATGACTTAAGATCCAGGATAGACTATGCAATGAACAAAAATGCCGCTATCTTTGTTAGTGAGTGGGGAACAAGTGATGCAACCGGGGACGGCGGTCCGTTTATCCCTCAGGCACAAGAATGGATTAACTATTTAAACGAAAGAAATATCAGCTGGGTAAACTGGTCCCTTTGTGACAAAGCTGAAGCTTCAGCAGCACTTAATCCCGGTGCAAATCCAAACGGCGGCTGGAATGACTCTGAATTAAGCCAGTCAGGAAGGTTTGTGAAATCTGTAATGAGGCAAAACTACAATCCTCCTATACCACCTTCGCCTACTACCACACCTACTACCCCGCCTACATCTCCCACACCGCCTATACCAACTGATTCCCCTATACCACAACTGCCTAAGTCAAGAATACCGGGTGTTATTGAAGCTGAAAACTATGACAGTATGAGTGGAATTGAGCTGGAACCATGTACAGAAGGGGGACAAAATGTAGGTTATATAGATGTAGGGGATTGGTTGAGTTATGTCGTACTTATCCAAAGATCAGGAACCTACAAAGTGGAGTTTAGAGTAGCAAGTGAATCCGATTCAGGTAAATTCTCACTAAGAAGCGACAACAATGTACTTACTACCGTTACAGTACCAAATACCGGCGGCTGGCAAAACTGGACCACCATATCCTCTGAAGTCTACCTGGATGCGGGAATTCAGACTATAAGACTTTATGCTGACGGCGAACTGTTTAATATTAACTGGATGAGCTTTGAATTAAAAGACTCTCCAACAGGCAACTACACCCTTGGGGACATTAACAACGATGGGTATATTGATTCAAGTGATTACACTTTAATGAGCAGGTATATATTAGAAATAGTTAAAACTTTCCCTTTCCCTGAAGGTGAGCTTGCAGCAGATATAAACGGTGACGGAATAATTGACTCAGCAGATGCTATATTACTAAGCCGCTACCTGTTAGGTGTTATAAGTACTCTTTAA